From Woronichinia naegeliana WA131, the proteins below share one genomic window:
- a CDS encoding IS66 family transposase produces the protein MPATTAHLAKAVEPSISQLKNWVKEQPQVNADETPWVVKGVKEWLWNISGKKFCLFHAGDTRSRKELEYLLGKSFQGVLISDDFSVYNGYPASAQQKCLAHLLRHFKQVEKLKIAKQVELAQVFLTLLTEAFTNHRSYRQTGERSLYNQWVLDFKERLKQALDTWRPQAGYAAGLLLTSVKEKSHQWWYFLDHPEVAPDNNLVERSLRLGVTKRKVSGGSRSMTGFSHTASLLTVIQSCRAQGRSVLEFFREALASVDGDDIVSLVPAPDSFVNQFS, from the coding sequence TTGCCAGCAACCACTGCTCATCTGGCAAAAGCAGTAGAGCCATCTATCAGTCAATTAAAGAATTGGGTAAAAGAGCAACCGCAAGTGAATGCCGATGAAACCCCTTGGGTGGTGAAAGGTGTAAAAGAATGGCTTTGGAATATAAGTGGAAAGAAATTTTGCCTATTCCATGCTGGCGACACTCGTTCAAGAAAAGAACTGGAATATCTGCTAGGAAAAAGTTTTCAAGGGGTATTAATCTCCGATGATTTCAGCGTGTATAACGGTTATCCTGCCTCTGCTCAACAGAAATGTTTAGCCCATTTACTGCGGCACTTTAAGCAAGTAGAGAAACTGAAAATTGCGAAGCAAGTCGAGTTAGCCCAAGTTTTTTTGACTTTACTAACAGAAGCTTTTACTAACCACCGTAGTTACCGTCAAACAGGTGAGAGAAGCCTCTATAACCAATGGGTTCTCGATTTTAAGGAGAGATTGAAGCAAGCTCTTGATACTTGGCGACCGCAAGCTGGTTATGCGGCCGGATTGCTGTTGACTTCTGTTAAGGAAAAGTCTCATCAGTGGTGGTATTTTCTTGACCATCCTGAAGTTGCCCCCGATAATAATTTAGTAGAACGTTCCCTGCGTTTAGGCGTGACAAAGCGTAAGGTTTCGGGCGGCTCTCGCTCTATGACAGGCTTTTCCCACACAGCTAGTTTGTTGACTGTCATTCAATCTTGTCGCGCTCAGGGTCGTTCTGTTTTGGAATTTTTTCGCGAAGCTTTAGCTTCTGTTGATGGGGATGACATTGTTTCTCTTGTTCCTGCTCCTGATTCTTTTGTCAACCAGTTCTCCTGA
- a CDS encoding biopolymer transporter, whose amino-acid sequence MLTAVFYPIPLQSPIKVLWSKRRSLIAWLRIMVISVVLSSCQETGFIAPLPQDLGNALNSSRAEENPSFSYDGRYLVFTSDRGKQRQILLYDVVARRLVPLPGVNQPGRFQDQPDISADGRYLVYISEQAGKPNVWFYDRQSLESRNITEDWPGEVRHPTISGNGRWISFESDRNGQWDLALYDRGLNSETSLPTAIPLPSP is encoded by the coding sequence ATGTTAACTGCTGTGTTTTACCCAATTCCTCTCCAGTCCCCAATCAAAGTCTTATGGTCTAAACGGCGATCGCTGATTGCCTGGCTCCGAATAATGGTAATCAGCGTAGTTTTAAGTAGTTGCCAAGAAACGGGTTTTATCGCGCCTTTGCCCCAAGATCTGGGAAATGCCCTGAATAGTTCGAGGGCTGAAGAGAATCCTAGTTTTTCCTATGATGGCCGTTATCTCGTTTTTACCTCTGATCGGGGAAAACAACGACAAATTTTGCTGTACGATGTGGTGGCCCGCCGTCTAGTTCCCTTACCTGGTGTCAATCAACCGGGTCGTTTTCAAGATCAACCCGACATTAGTGCAGATGGTCGCTACTTGGTCTATATTTCTGAACAAGCCGGTAAGCCCAATGTTTGGTTTTATGATCGCCAAAGTCTTGAAAGCCGGAATATTACCGAGGATTGGCCCGGTGAAGTCCGTCATCCCACCATTAGCGGCAATGGTCGTTGGATTAGTTTTGAAAGCGATCGCAATGGTCAATGGGATTTAGCGCTCTATGATCGTGGTCTGAATAGCGAAACCTCTTTACCGACTGCAATACCTCTGCCCTCTCCTTAA
- a CDS encoding helix-turn-helix transcriptional regulator: MLTDKSHSPASLSDREMEILELVATGLTNLEISQKLEISKRTVDNHISNILTKTKTENRVELVRWALQWGKVCLDDVNCCVLPNSSPVPNQSLMV, from the coding sequence ATGCTCACTGATAAGTCTCATTCTCCTGCTTCCTTATCAGATCGGGAAATGGAAATCTTAGAATTGGTGGCAACGGGATTGACAAATTTGGAAATTTCCCAAAAATTAGAAATCAGTAAACGCACAGTCGATAATCATATCAGCAATATTTTAACCAAAACAAAGACGGAAAACCGAGTAGAGTTGGTGCGCTGGGCCTTGCAATGGGGAAAAGTCTGTCTAGATGATGTTAACTGCTGTGTTTTACCCAATTCCTCTCCAGTCCCCAATCAAAGTCTTATGGTCTAA
- a CDS encoding NAD-dependent epimerase/dehydratase family protein: MRVLVIGGDGYCGWATALHLSNKGYEVGILDSLVRRFWDTQLGADTLTPIASIQQRLQRWQDLTGKSIPLFVGDITDYSFLSQSMQQFQPDAIVHFGEQRSAPFSMIDREHAVLTQTNNVIGNLNLLYAMKEDFPNSHLVKLGTMGEYGTPNIDIEEGYITIEHNGRKDTLPYPKQPGSFYHLSKVHDSHNIHFACKIWGLRATDLNQGVVYGVLTEETGMDELLINRLDYDGVFGTALNRFCIQAAIGHPLTVYGKGGQTRGFLDIRDTVRCVELAIANPAETGQFRVFNQFTELFSVGDLAAMVKKAGTAMGLQVAIENLENPRIELEEHYFNAKNTKLLDLGLQPHYLSDSLLDSLLNFADKYKERVDRGQILPKVSWRR, translated from the coding sequence ATGCGAGTTTTGGTTATTGGCGGAGATGGCTACTGTGGTTGGGCAACGGCACTCCATCTTTCCAACAAGGGATATGAAGTCGGAATTCTGGACAGTTTAGTTCGACGTTTTTGGGATACCCAGTTGGGGGCAGATACTCTAACTCCGATCGCTTCAATTCAGCAACGTCTTCAACGTTGGCAGGATTTGACAGGTAAATCGATTCCGCTTTTTGTCGGAGACATCACGGACTATAGTTTTTTAAGTCAGTCGATGCAGCAATTTCAACCCGATGCCATTGTTCATTTCGGCGAACAGCGATCGGCCCCTTTTTCAATGATTGATCGAGAGCACGCGGTGTTAACCCAAACCAATAATGTCATTGGCAATCTCAACCTGCTCTACGCCATGAAGGAAGATTTCCCTAATAGTCATTTGGTTAAGTTAGGAACAATGGGGGAATATGGTACACCTAACATTGATATTGAAGAAGGGTACATTACGATTGAACACAATGGACGCAAAGATACTCTACCCTACCCCAAACAACCCGGTAGTTTTTATCATCTAAGTAAGGTTCACGATAGCCACAATATTCATTTTGCTTGCAAAATTTGGGGATTAAGGGCGACGGATCTCAATCAGGGAGTGGTTTACGGGGTATTGACAGAAGAAACCGGAATGGATGAATTGCTCATTAATCGTCTTGATTACGATGGCGTTTTTGGAACGGCCTTAAATCGTTTCTGTATTCAAGCGGCCATTGGTCATCCTCTCACCGTTTATGGAAAAGGCGGCCAAACCAGAGGCTTTCTCGATATTCGGGATACTGTTCGCTGTGTTGAACTGGCGATCGCCAATCCTGCCGAAACAGGACAATTCCGCGTTTTTAACCAATTTACCGAACTCTTCAGTGTAGGGGATCTGGCCGCAATGGTTAAGAAAGCAGGAACTGCCATGGGCTTACAGGTAGCCATTGAAAATCTAGAGAATCCTCGGATTGAATTAGAAGAGCATTACTTTAATGCCAAAAATACCAAACTATTAGACCTGGGACTTCAGCCTCACTATCTTTCCGATTCTTTACTTGACTCCCTACTAAATTTTGCCGATAAATATAAAGAACGGGTGGATCGCGGACAGATTCTTCCCAAAGTTTCCTGGCGACGTTAA
- a CDS encoding caspase family protein yields the protein MSVDRRTVLQSLLSLGLGQIGWAALPSRLAWQQYHQTAIAATVSRKLALLVGVNQYQTVRNAPEYFWGNLAGCVTDVELQRDLLIKRYGFQPADIVTLTDGQATRANIETAFLEHLVKQAQAGDVVIFHFSGYGQPLAIGEEPNALNKREISLLPTDALPAESTLNLRQSTLLSWANSLATDKITLVLDVSPRSLGQKFLGNLRVRAYDHLPITSSSENPILVSSQAPVFPGVILLAAHPHQVAVECQGKGWSAGLFTYALTQSLWQVSTPSRINVALCQATEAIAALVDDQQQPQGELGKNTALFIYASLPDPLIGAEAVITQILDPTTVTLKLTGMARNVLEGATLNSCFQIIPDSWPSDTFVQSPDRFLVQISERTGLQAKATILTPQVTLRPGQRLQESLRFIPKQMALTLALDGQLDRIERVDATSAISALTESGVGTMPLLIKVINQGEQAADCLFGKVAEGGYGLFSEGGTILWRTREGDKVTIKSAIAELGDKLAQARALKIYRLTENEQTSSLGLKVTLEVQQTPTNLPLLQHQTRRSSFPHTTSLAALEIRAFVDVSAPSHLQYRLENYRDQPLYFLLLGIDTNGKAIAWYEGEHRGQIEPQQTVLIPPTEGSVIWRLARIGGLSCIHVVASLQPFTETWQTLAVNLPKTSPTKTVGGQILELHNFQTVIQSLLKDLQQSPAALPTNLNFNNDAYCLDTQTWTTLIFRYRVI from the coding sequence ATGAGCGTTGACCGACGGACAGTGTTACAAAGTTTATTGAGCCTAGGTTTAGGACAGATAGGGTGGGCAGCTTTACCCTCTCGGTTGGCTTGGCAACAATATCATCAGACAGCGATCGCGGCTACTGTTTCGCGGAAATTGGCCCTATTGGTCGGGGTGAATCAGTATCAGACTGTCCGTAATGCTCCTGAGTATTTTTGGGGGAATTTAGCGGGTTGTGTGACGGATGTGGAACTGCAACGGGATTTATTGATTAAGCGTTACGGTTTTCAACCCGCAGATATTGTCACCCTTACCGATGGACAGGCAACTAGAGCCAATATTGAAACCGCTTTTCTAGAGCATCTCGTCAAACAGGCCCAGGCGGGAGACGTGGTCATCTTTCACTTTAGTGGCTATGGTCAGCCGCTGGCGATCGGGGAAGAACCAAACGCCTTGAACAAGCGCGAGATATCACTTTTACCAACAGATGCCTTACCGGCAGAATCGACTCTCAATTTACGACAATCAACCTTGTTGTCCTGGGCTAATTCCCTCGCCACCGATAAAATCACGCTGGTATTGGATGTCAGTCCTCGCAGTTTAGGGCAGAAATTTCTTGGCAATTTACGAGTACGGGCCTATGACCATTTGCCAATCACCTCTAGTTCTGAGAATCCGATTTTGGTCTCTTCCCAAGCTCCTGTTTTCCCTGGGGTTATTTTATTAGCCGCTCACCCCCATCAAGTGGCCGTCGAATGTCAAGGTAAGGGATGGAGTGCGGGTCTTTTTACCTATGCCTTGACCCAATCCCTTTGGCAGGTATCAACCCCTAGTCGGATTAATGTTGCCCTTTGTCAAGCAACAGAGGCGATCGCTGCCCTAGTGGATGATCAACAACAGCCCCAGGGAGAATTGGGAAAAAATACCGCCTTATTTATCTATGCTTCCCTTCCCGATCCCTTGATTGGGGCCGAAGCCGTGATTACCCAAATTTTAGATCCGACAACGGTGACACTAAAATTGACGGGAATGGCCAGAAATGTATTAGAAGGGGCCACTCTCAATTCCTGTTTTCAAATTATTCCCGATTCATGGCCAAGTGATACCTTTGTTCAGTCTCCAGATAGGTTCTTAGTCCAAATCAGCGAACGCACTGGATTGCAAGCGAAAGCGACTATCCTTACGCCCCAGGTTACACTTCGCCCTGGCCAAAGATTGCAGGAATCTCTGCGCTTCATTCCCAAACAAATGGCCTTGACCCTCGCCCTGGATGGTCAATTGGATCGGATTGAACGAGTTGATGCCACTAGTGCGATCTCTGCCCTTACCGAAAGCGGAGTCGGGACAATGCCTCTGCTGATTAAGGTGATTAATCAAGGGGAACAAGCAGCCGATTGTTTGTTTGGCAAGGTTGCAGAAGGTGGCTATGGACTCTTTTCTGAAGGAGGAACCATTCTTTGGCGCACCAGGGAGGGGGATAAAGTGACGATTAAATCGGCGATCGCAGAATTAGGAGATAAGTTAGCCCAAGCTCGTGCCCTCAAAATTTACCGTTTAACGGAAAATGAACAGACCTCATCCTTGGGTCTAAAAGTTACCTTGGAGGTGCAACAAACTCCCACCAATCTTCCTTTATTACAACACCAGACCCGCCGCTCATCTTTTCCCCACACCACCAGCCTAGCGGCTCTAGAAATCAGAGCTTTTGTTGATGTTTCCGCCCCTAGTCATCTCCAATATCGTTTAGAAAACTATCGAGACCAACCGCTCTATTTCCTTTTATTAGGAATTGATACCAATGGTAAGGCGATCGCCTGGTATGAAGGAGAGCATCGCGGACAGATTGAACCGCAACAAACCGTACTTATCCCTCCCACGGAAGGTTCCGTCATTTGGCGTTTAGCCCGCATTGGGGGACTATCTTGCATTCATGTCGTTGCGTCCTTACAGCCCTTTACTGAGACTTGGCAAACGCTGGCCGTTAATCTTCCCAAAACGTCTCCGACCAAAACTGTCGGAGGACAGATTCTGGAACTCCATAATTTTCAGACGGTGATTCAATCCCTCCTCAAGGATCTTCAGCAGTCGCCAGCAGCTTTACCGACTAACCTCAATTTTAATAATGATGCTTATTGCCTAGATACCCAAACCTGGACTACTTTAATTTTTCGTTATCGCGTTATCTAA
- the sat gene encoding sulfate adenylyltransferase, with protein MSTIIDGIAPHGGQLINRIATAVERQEFLDKADQLPRIQLDERATSDLVMIAIGGFSPLKGFMEQADYELVVEDMRLTNGLPWAIPITLSVSEEVAEPLQEGSWVRLDDPQGRFIGILELTQKYRYVKAHEAVNVYRTDDYNHPGVKVVYEQGPINLAGPIWLLQRDLHPLFPAYQIDPAQSRQSFQEKGWKTIVGFQTRNPIHRAHEYIQKCALEIVDGLFLHPLVGATKEDDIPADVRMRCYEIMLEHYFPQDRVILGINPSAMRYAGPREAIFHALIRKNYGCTHFIVGRDHAGVGDYYGTYDAQYIFDEFKPEELGIVPMKFEHAFYCTRTQQMATTKTSPSEPKDRIHLSGTKVRALLREGKLPPPEFSRPEVAAELIRAMKNNA; from the coding sequence ATGAGTACAATTATTGACGGCATTGCGCCCCACGGCGGACAACTGATCAACCGTATTGCAACGGCGGTGGAACGGCAAGAATTTTTGGACAAAGCCGATCAATTACCTCGCATTCAACTGGACGAACGGGCAACTTCTGATCTGGTGATGATCGCGATCGGTGGTTTCAGTCCCTTGAAAGGGTTCATGGAGCAGGCGGACTATGAACTTGTGGTGGAAGATATGCGTTTAACCAATGGTTTGCCCTGGGCTATTCCTATTACGCTTTCAGTGAGTGAGGAAGTGGCAGAACCGTTACAAGAGGGGAGTTGGGTTCGCTTAGATGATCCTCAAGGTCGTTTTATTGGCATTTTGGAATTAACCCAGAAATATCGCTACGTTAAGGCCCATGAAGCGGTCAACGTTTACCGTACTGATGATTATAATCACCCAGGGGTCAAGGTCGTTTATGAGCAAGGTCCCATTAACTTGGCAGGGCCAATCTGGCTGTTACAGCGAGATCTCCATCCTCTTTTTCCTGCCTACCAGATTGATCCGGCTCAATCCCGTCAATCCTTTCAAGAAAAAGGCTGGAAAACCATTGTGGGCTTTCAAACCCGTAATCCCATCCACCGTGCCCACGAATATATTCAAAAATGCGCTCTTGAAATTGTAGATGGACTTTTTCTTCATCCCCTGGTCGGGGCAACGAAGGAAGATGACATTCCGGCTGACGTGCGAATGCGTTGCTATGAAATCATGTTGGAGCATTATTTTCCCCAAGACCGAGTGATTTTAGGCATTAATCCTTCGGCTATGCGCTATGCTGGCCCCAGGGAAGCCATTTTCCATGCTCTGATTCGGAAAAACTATGGTTGTACTCACTTTATTGTGGGTCGGGATCATGCGGGTGTCGGAGATTATTACGGAACCTACGATGCTCAATATATTTTTGATGAGTTTAAGCCGGAAGAGTTGGGTATTGTTCCCATGAAGTTTGAACATGCTTTCTATTGCACTCGGACTCAGCAGATGGCGACAACCAAGACAAGTCCTAGTGAGCCCAAGGATCGAATTCATCTATCCGGCACCAAGGTGCGAGCCTTGTTGCGTGAAGGTAAACTACCACCGCCGGAATTTTCTCGTCCAGAAGTGGCCGCAGAATTGATTCGAGCCATGAAAAATAATGCCTAA
- a CDS encoding DUF2256 domain-containing protein, translating to MKKRMAKFHLPTKICPICQRPFSWRKKWANCWNEVKYCSERCRRRKSF from the coding sequence ATGAAAAAACGGATGGCAAAATTCCATCTTCCCACCAAAATATGTCCGATTTGTCAACGCCCCTTTAGCTGGCGTAAAAAATGGGCTAATTGTTGGAATGAGGTGAAATATTGTTCGGAACGCTGTCGTCGTCGCAAGTCTTTTTGA
- a CDS encoding IS630 family transposase, translating into MIKLEFTEEDKRLLSYGRFNHPHPRVQLKMEVLWLKSQGLSHQKIAQFAGVSVNTVTSYIRDYQEGGIEKLKEIKFNRPKSELTEHQGTIEAYFESNPPATINEAVKRIEELTGIKRSPTQVRKFLKSIGMRCLKVGTIPSKADVEAQDSYREKELEPRLEEAKAGKRAVFFVDASHFVMGAFVNFIWCFKRIFIKSPSGRKRFNVLGALNAITHEVIMVTNSSYITGTQVCELLEKIAELGLLIPITLVLDNARYQKCRIVQELAESLGIELLYLPPYSPNLNLIERLWKFVKKKCLYAKYYEDFTQFSAAISGCLEDANVKYKEELDSLLTLRFQRFDKSQIMNV; encoded by the coding sequence ATGATTAAGTTAGAATTTACAGAAGAAGACAAAAGACTGTTGTCTTACGGTCGGTTTAATCACCCGCATCCTAGAGTGCAGCTAAAGATGGAAGTTTTATGGCTAAAAAGTCAGGGATTGTCTCATCAAAAAATTGCTCAATTCGCAGGAGTTTCAGTAAATACGGTGACAAGCTATATCCGTGATTATCAAGAGGGCGGGATAGAAAAACTAAAAGAAATAAAATTTAATCGCCCGAAAAGCGAGTTAACAGAGCATCAAGGGACAATTGAGGCATATTTTGAGTCAAATCCACCAGCAACAATAAATGAAGCAGTAAAAAGAATAGAAGAATTAACAGGAATAAAAAGAAGTCCGACGCAAGTCAGAAAATTTTTAAAGTCAATAGGAATGAGGTGTCTAAAGGTGGGAACAATTCCATCAAAAGCAGATGTAGAAGCTCAGGATAGCTATAGAGAAAAAGAGCTAGAACCAAGGCTAGAAGAGGCAAAAGCAGGAAAAAGGGCAGTTTTCTTTGTAGATGCCTCTCATTTTGTAATGGGAGCATTTGTAAATTTTATATGGTGCTTCAAGAGGATTTTTATTAAGTCACCATCAGGGAGAAAACGTTTTAATGTGTTAGGAGCATTAAATGCAATTACCCATGAAGTAATTATGGTAACGAACAGTTCTTATATTACGGGAACTCAGGTTTGTGAACTCCTAGAAAAGATAGCAGAATTAGGACTATTAATACCGATTACGTTGGTATTAGACAATGCTCGTTATCAAAAATGCCGAATTGTGCAGGAGTTGGCAGAATCATTAGGAATAGAGTTACTGTACTTACCTCCTTATTCTCCTAACTTGAATTTAATTGAAAGACTGTGGAAGTTTGTGAAGAAGAAGTGTTTATACGCAAAATATTATGAAGATTTTACGCAGTTTTCTGCAGCAATTTCAGGATGTCTTGAGGATGCTAACGTAAAATATAAGGAGGAGCTTGATTCTCTGCTCACCTTACGATTTCAACGCTTTGATAAATCTCAGATTATGAACGTTTGA
- a CDS encoding IS1 family transposase — protein sequence MSILKKSSMKILNDVGLCQEKEDALFKKNCPHCYSENVKIHSHYQTKGNGERKMFICQECSSCFAETYGSVIAGLETPLSEIVKVLKARMEGIGLNAAARVFGYAKTTILNWEKKLSGLQETLFLYALVNEFVKLVIEGDELYTKVGKNKEASASEGWTIVLMDRASRFIWHLKCGRKEQKLFLEAMMTVAELFERSAESLQLFTDGEKRYSQLLFDICHEVLRTGKRGRPTKVLPKGMVVRLKNKSSKRRDSEGKLKKVETPKPEHPETTEKPEEKDVHANHVEAFNSAIRRYLSAFRRRTNTYAKSVVGLQRVLDIFWMVHNFVRSHFTTRKVPAVALGIIEKGFTWEDLLQIRLIS from the coding sequence ATGTCAATATTAAAGAAAAGCTCTATGAAAATCCTGAATGATGTTGGCTTGTGCCAAGAGAAAGAGGATGCCTTATTCAAGAAAAACTGTCCTCATTGCTATAGTGAAAACGTAAAAATACATTCTCATTATCAAACGAAAGGTAACGGGGAACGTAAAATGTTCATTTGTCAAGAATGTAGTTCTTGTTTTGCTGAGACTTATGGTAGCGTAATCGCTGGCTTAGAAACCCCATTAAGTGAAATTGTAAAAGTATTAAAAGCCAGAATGGAAGGAATAGGATTAAATGCAGCAGCCCGAGTATTCGGCTACGCGAAAACAACAATATTGAATTGGGAAAAGAAATTATCAGGATTACAAGAGACATTATTTTTATACGCCTTAGTGAATGAATTTGTTAAATTAGTAATAGAAGGGGATGAACTATATACAAAAGTTGGAAAAAATAAAGAAGCAAGTGCCTCTGAGGGGTGGACAATCGTTCTCATGGACAGAGCAAGCCGCTTTATTTGGCATTTAAAATGTGGTCGAAAAGAGCAGAAATTATTTCTAGAAGCAATGATGACGGTAGCGGAATTATTTGAAAGGAGTGCAGAATCTCTCCAGTTATTTACAGATGGAGAAAAGCGATATAGTCAACTGCTATTTGATATTTGTCACGAAGTATTAAGGACTGGAAAGCGAGGTCGTCCCACCAAAGTATTACCGAAGGGTATGGTGGTAAGACTAAAAAATAAGAGTAGTAAACGTCGAGATTCTGAGGGTAAACTCAAGAAAGTAGAAACTCCGAAACCAGAACATCCTGAGACAACAGAAAAACCAGAAGAAAAGGACGTCCATGCCAACCACGTTGAGGCATTTAATAGTGCTATCCGACGCTATTTATCTGCCTTTCGTCGTCGTACAAATACTTATGCTAAATCTGTTGTGGGATTACAGCGAGTCCTAGATATTTTCTGGATGGTTCATAACTTTGTTCGCAGCCATTTTACTACGAGAAAAGTTCCTGCTGTAGCTCTCGGTATAATTGAAAAAGGGTTTACTTGGGAGGACTTACTCCAAATTCGCCTGATTTCTTGA
- a CDS encoding DEAD/DEAH box helicase family protein, whose protein sequence is MSYEVDHPILNNPFDEPAHYWFLREGYDPELREGRRPAIVYPPREGNVLWSWGGVLKPSSAEEFAPGYEMTLVNKLRQRVKEWRSQNYPGVTRTTLDLLTHWNRPDREQRLFFAQREAVETIIFLTEARMDLRQGIQVPVDSPIDTELKPFQRYACKMATGSGKTTVMGMLTAWSILNKVSDRSDTRFSDVVLVVCPNVTIKSRLQELDPNNGEASLYRTRDLIPSHLMDKLRGCDL, encoded by the coding sequence ATGTCCTACGAAGTCGATCACCCGATATTAAACAACCCCTTTGATGAACCCGCCCATTACTGGTTTCTCCGAGAAGGTTACGACCCCGAACTTAGAGAAGGCCGCCGCCCTGCTATTGTTTATCCCCCCCGTGAAGGTAACGTACTTTGGAGTTGGGGAGGAGTCCTTAAACCCTCATCAGCCGAAGAATTTGCTCCTGGCTACGAGATGACCCTGGTAAATAAATTAAGGCAACGGGTTAAAGAGTGGCGATCGCAGAATTACCCTGGTGTTACCCGCACAACCCTGGACTTACTCACTCACTGGAATCGGCCCGATCGAGAACAACGGTTATTTTTTGCCCAACGGGAAGCGGTAGAAACAATCATCTTTCTCACTGAGGCCCGCATGGATTTAAGACAGGGTATTCAAGTTCCTGTTGATAGTCCCATTGATACCGAGTTAAAACCGTTCCAACGTTACGCCTGTAAGATGGCCACTGGTTCAGGTAAAACAACCGTAATGGGGATGTTAACCGCCTGGAGCATCCTTAATAAAGTTAGCGATCGCAGTGATACCCGTTTTTCTGATGTGGTTTTAGTGGTATGTCCTAACGTCACCATTAAAAGCAGGCTTCAGGAATTAGACCCCAACAACGGCGAAGCAAGTCTTTATCGAACTCGTGACTTAATCCCGTCACATTTAATGGATAAACTCAGAGGGTGCGACCTTTAG
- a CDS encoding DUF5615 family PIN-like protein, with product MKIWIYAQLPPTLANWLNTNFEVEAISLKELGLRDAKDTEIFEVARQSNAVIMTKDSDFIDLVCRLGTPPQILWLTCGNVTNRNLQKLLSLTLAQALMELKQGENIVEINQINLA from the coding sequence ATGAAAATCTGGATTTATGCTCAATTGCCACCAACCTTAGCCAATTGGTTAAACACAAACTTTGAAGTAGAAGCTATTTCTCTAAAAGAATTAGGTTTACGAGATGCTAAGGATACCGAAATTTTTGAAGTAGCTCGCCAATCTAACGCAGTCATTATGACAAAAGATAGTGATTTTATTGATCTTGTTTGTCGCTTAGGAACACCTCCTCAAATTTTATGGTTAACCTGTGGAAATGTTACTAATCGTAATCTACAAAAATTGCTGAGTTTAACATTAGCACAAGCCCTTATGGAATTAAAACAGGGAGAAAATATCGTTGAAATCAATCAAATTAATCTAGCTTAA
- a CDS encoding DUF433 domain-containing protein encodes MNKTNSLLTRITQIPGQCGGRPCIRGMRIRVSDILEMLAENVSITEILEDFPDLEFADIQACLIFAAKRTEFPRLIA; translated from the coding sequence ATGAACAAAACCAACTCACTTTTAACCCGAATCACCCAAATCCCTGGACAATGTGGCGGTCGTCCTTGTATCCGAGGAATGCGAATTCGTGTCTCTGACATATTAGAAATGTTGGCAGAAAATGTCAGTATAACTGAAATATTAGAAGACTTTCCCGACTTAGAATTTGCTGATATACAAGCCTGCTTAATTTTTGCAGCTAAACGAACAGAATTTCCCCGATTAATCGCATGA
- a CDS encoding type II toxin-antitoxin system VapC family toxin: MGIKYLLDTHILLWWFFDDSKLDFSCREIIKNPNHQILISSASAWEIATKYRIGKLPEAKQIVEEYSQILTQAQFVELKITSAHAIRAGSLPIDHRDPFDRMIMAQAELEKIPVITYDKEFQTGLIDVIP, translated from the coding sequence ATGGGAATAAAATATCTTCTTGATACCCATATTTTATTGTGGTGGTTTTTTGATGATTCAAAACTCGATTTTTCCTGTCGAGAAATTATTAAAAATCCCAATCATCAAATTCTGATCAGCAGTGCATCTGCTTGGGAAATTGCCACAAAATATCGCATCGGGAAATTACCTGAAGCAAAACAAATTGTCGAAGAATATTCGCAAATATTAACTCAAGCACAATTTGTTGAACTAAAGATTACTTCGGCCCATGCTATCAGAGCGGGAAGCTTACCCATTGACCACCGAGATCCCTTTGACCGAATGATTATGGCTCAAGCAGAACTTGAAAAAATTCCCGTCATCACTTACGACAAAGAATTTCAAACAGGACTCATTGATGTTATTCCCTAA